Part of the Capsicum annuum cultivar UCD-10X-F1 chromosome 12, UCD10Xv1.1, whole genome shotgun sequence genome is shown below.
AAGTATTTTTCAGAGGCAAAATATAAAATCTCCAAAAAATGGTATAAGATGAAATTTTTTGACAATATTCAGGATGCACTGTGGATGACCATATTGTTTTTCATTCATACGTATTTGTTATCTAAATCTAATGATGTATCTGTTAGTTTTTTAGAATTCAAGATGGTAGAGGATGGTCGATATGAACATTATCCATGGGGAAAGATTGCTTTCAATAAGTTGATGAATTCGTTGAGACAGAACTTCTACATTGAAAAGCAACTTTATCGTTTGAGAGGGATGTCACATATTCTCAACGTCTGGATCTACGAATGTTATTATGAAGTAGATAAAGACATTGCTTAATATACTGGTAACTGTATACCGAGGATATGTAACTAAATTCGAGAAGTTTATGAACGAAATATTTAGCAAGgtaatttttagttatgttcaatcattttcttgtattttatgTTGCATACATGAAAGTTTTATTTATGTTtccattatatatttttttgtaaatatatgttgaagcaTGTAACTCATTCATACAGTAATATATTTGTAGAACAAACATCTTCCATATCAATTCTtgcatcaaaataattttttttcactgtTATATGATACATTACAGTACTTATATGATACATGATACATAATTGTACAGTTTATGGTACATTACTAAATGTTATGTAAAATAATGATACATTATTGCTCTTATGTTCATTTAACTGAAGTTATATTTTTCAATCTTAATTATAAGATGTATATACCAACCCAAGTCTTACGATTGATGAGTTGAACTATCTTTAATTGCCAAATCATGCTGGTATGGATTTGAATGATCCTGTCAATTCAACTTTACCGTCCACATCTCGTGGCCAGCAGAAAAAAGTTGATCATGAAGCAATGATGGCATTTGATTCATTACCTTCGGATAATTTTAAGGATTTTACTATCCCACCACCAATCGAAATGGTAACTAAGTCAAAGGCTAGGTTTGATAGATCATTGGCACCGCattcaaaaagaagaaagacaGACGCTGAGCGAAAGAATTCGATCACAGTTCAAGAAAAGATTAAAGCTCACTCATCTATTAAAGAAGTTAATGTATTACCTCCTAGCATATCAAATCATTTGCTGCCTCAATCAATGAAGAAGCTCAACACGAACCATCTCTATTGGACTTTGGCGAACAGACACCACCAGTTGTCACATATATGCGTGAGTCTAGACAGAACATTAATGTGTCTGGAGGCATGCATCATGAGCAAGTTTTACTTAAAGTTGATATGGATGCAATTGAATCATTTGTCAAGACATGTAAGTgctacatatatttttatttttaaaattgaccAATTCAATTGCATCCATATCAACTTTAAACAAAACTTGCTCATGATGCATGCTTCCAGACACAATAATTTTCTATGTAAACTCACGTATATGTGTGAAAATTGGTGATGTCTGTTCGCTAAAGTCCATTAAGATGGTTCGTGTTGAGCTTCTTCATTGATTGGGTCAACAAATGATTTTAATGTGCCAGGAGGTAATACATTGACTTCTTTAATAGAGGAGTGAGCTTTAATCTTTTCTTGAACCGTGATCGATTTCTTTCGCTCAGCGTCtgtctttcttctttttgaaggCGATGCCAATGATCTATCAGATCTAACCTTTGACTTAGTTACCATTTCGACTGGTGCTGAAGtagtaaaatcatcaaaatcgTCCGAAGGTAATGAACCAGCTACTATCGTTGCTTTATGATCAACTTTTTTCTGCTGGCCACGAGATATGGACAGTAAAGTTGAATTGACAAGATCATTCAAATCTATACCAGCATGATTTGGCAATTGAAGACAGTTCAACTCATCAACCGGAGGACTTAGATTTGATATATACATACTATAATTAAGATTGAAAAACATAACAACTTCAGTTAAATGAATATAAGAGCAATAATGTATCATTATTTTACATAACGTCTAGTAATGTATCATAAATTGTACAATTATGTATCATGTATCATACAAGTTTTGTAATATATCATATAAcagtgaaaaaaattattttaatgcaGGGATTGATATGGAAGATGTCTGTTCTTCAAATGCATTACTATATGAATGAGTTACAtgcttcaacatatatttacaaaaaaaatataatggaaaaataaataaaacttccATGTATgcaacataaaatacaaaaaaaatgattgaacataactaaaaattacCTTGctaaacattccattcataaatttCTCGAATTTAGACTTTGTTCCAACGACAAATCAGTTACATATCCTCTGTGTATGGTTACCAATACGGTAAGCAATGTCTTTATCTACTTCAGAACAACATTCGTAGATTCAGACGTTGAGAACATGTGGCATCCCTCCTAAACGATAAAACTTCTTTTCAATAAAAAAGTTTTGTCTCAACGAATTCATCAAATTGTTGAAAGTAATTTTTTCCCATGGATAATGTTCATATCGACCATCCTCTACCATCTTGAATTCTAAAAAACTAATAGATGCATCATTAGATTCAGATAAAAAAAATGCGTATGAATGAAAAACAATATGGTCATCCACAACGCATCCTGAATATTGtcaaaaattttcatcttataccgttcaatcaattttttttgggAGGTTTCATTTTTTCCCTCTGAAAAATACTTTGTCAATAACATAGAGGGATCTGAAGTCGGATACTGAAACTCTTCAGTGTTTGCGGTGAAATTCAGACCACTAATGAGAGCAAATTCAAATAGAGAAAATTTTAGCACTGTTCCCTTGACATATACATGGAATTCATTTGGATTGTCTTGTAGAAACTCAAGCATCGCCAAGCATTTGGTTACTTGACCTTGAAGATTTAGGCATATCAATAAACACACCAAAGCATGTCTCCTTAAACATATTGAGTACTTTTTTACCTACAAAGTTTTCAACATCGGCCACAAAGTTACGGTTGCACGAAATGCCAAACCTCAGTGGATGAGGTGAAACAGTTTTGATAACATATTTCATCAACAAGCATTTGGTTATTCCAAAGTTTTGTTTCATCAATCTAAAGATAAATGACTCATATTTGGGCTAATGGACATGGAGTAGTAAGTCGGTCCAAACTAATTTCAAAAAGCAAAATGATCGATCGAAACTGTATTAATATGATATATGagttgtatcaatatggtataaggAGTGTGTTAATATGGTGTAAGGACTATATCAACGTGGTAATACCAAATTGGTACAATGCATATACAGtttttatatcaaattgatacaacacttatattatattgatacactttttcaaaAGAGACGGAACCTATGCATGTATATACAATCTCTATGATGTGTCTGTAGTCTTATTACTTGTCTTGTAAAGATAGCTAGAGATTATTTTCGATAAATTATTGCCTCAAATAACGTATAATAAAATTAAGTACGAAAAAGAAatactacataaaataataaaccaaccATGAAAAAATGATATAAGCTGAGAGAATATTAAATGAAAAGCAATAGAAAGTTacaattaaaaattttcaaaaatcaagcaCAATTGTTGCTATTAATAACACCTATAGTTCCACCAGCTTGATTAGCCATGGCAATTTCAAATTGTTTaattgaaattgatgaaaatgaaataatttcAGGTGGTTTTAAATTTTCCAATCCTTTAATTGGATTAATTGTAGTTGATCCATCCCATCCTATGTGTGTTAAATGTTTCACATCTGTTGGATATCCTATTTCTATCTCCATTTCCTCTTCTTCTACCTCTTCTTTTGGggctgaaaaaaaaaaaattaaggacaaacaaatgcaaaaatatatataaaaaaaaaaatttaggttgtttaaggaaaaataacataaacgcACACAacaacttatcatatttatacaaatttccGGCCTTacgaaataatgaaaaaaatctcgactaattatgtatctttgttggatgtatcgggagttaattatgtatctcgacagactcgAAATCGAAAATTTGTGtcagaagctaattatgtatctttacaggGGGAAAAAATAATTCTTCGtttgatgtattatgtatctcgacagatccaaaatcgaAAAACGTGTATCGgggttaattatgtatctttacgaAAAAAATGCATCTTCGTTGGATATatcaagagctaattatgtatctcgacagatccaaaatcaGGATTtcataattatgcaaaatattttttattttttttttaaattaagctccaaactgtcGAATTTacattgtttttcctttttttaacgCTAAGTTAAATTTGATAATTCATTTTATTTAACATCATTCAAACTTGTTTTAATCATTGTGATTTTCGATATGAAGCACATAATATAATATCTTATGTGTATTAGTTGAATACATGCATTGTTAGCGTTTTGTATGGTACTTGactatcatcatcatcctcatttCATGAGCTAGCGttttaaattactaatttttcatttGAGATAATACATAAACAAGACTTTTAACTTGATATTAAATTATAACTATGACTTTTAACTTTACCAATGTACAAGTAGGTCCTGTAACTATTCAAAAGCTGAACGAAAAAACACTCTAATCTTACCTAGCAAAATGCGTGTATACACTCAAAACCACGTGCGTCAGAATTAGAATTGGAGTATTTTTTGTTcagtttttatataattaaaggGACTATTTGTGCACTGACAAAGTTAAAAGTTATAGTTATAATGTATCTTTTTTATTACGTAGCAGCATCTGAGTGGATTACT
Proteins encoded:
- the LOC107849799 gene encoding CRIB domain-containing protein RIC4 isoform X2, which produces MKENSIEKFFMLPFFIVCGSESSVAVCTNSQTKNSSQKTKRQEGEERLSSVKMKSFWGFWAMTRPRFSQNMQRLKRHFKAPKEEVEEEEMEIEIGYPTDVKHLTHIGWDGSTTINPIKGLENLKPPEIISFSSISIKQFEIAMANQAGGTIGVINSNNCA